A genomic window from Glycine max cultivar Williams 82 chromosome 17, Glycine_max_v4.0, whole genome shotgun sequence includes:
- the 19-1-5 gene encoding syringolide-induced protein 19-1-5 precursor, giving the protein MAFSRVALLICTVGYFVIASAGNFHQDFDITWGDGRAKILNNGELLTLSLDKASGSGFQSKNEYLFGKIDMQLKLVPGNSAGTVTAYYLSSKGATWDEIDFEFLGNLSGDPYILHTNVFSQGKGNREQQFYLWFDPTADFHTYSILWNPQRIVFSVDGSPIREFKNMESKGVPFPKNQAMRIYSSLWNADDWATRGGLVKTDWTQAPFTASYRNFNANACTMSSGTSSCGSNNPSSSNNNVWLSEELDSTDQERLKWVQKNYMIYNYCSDTQRFPQGLPSECNTA; this is encoded by the exons ATGGCTTTTTCAAGAGTTGCACTGCTAATATGCACGGTCGGGTATTTTGTGATTGCCTCTGCCGGCAATTTCCACCAAGATTTTGATATCACATGGGGAGATGGTCGGGCTAAGATACTCAACAATGGAGAGCTTCTCACTCTGTCACTTGACAAAGCCTCTGGCTCGGGTTTCCAATCCAAGAACGAATACCTTTTTGGCAAAATTGACATGCAACTCAAACTAGTCCCTGGCAACTCTGCTGGCACCGTCACTGCCTACTAT TTGTCTTCAAAAGGAGCGACATGGGATGAGATTGACTTTGAATTCTTGGGCAATTTGAGCGGCGACCCATACATCCTTCACACCAACGTGTTTAGCCAAGGCAAGGGAAATAGGGAGCAACAATTCTACCTCTGGTTTGACCCAACTGCAGattttcacacctattccatcCTATGGAACCCTCAACGTATTGT CTTCTCAGTGGATGGAAGTCCAATTAGGGAGTTCAAGAACATGGAGTCAAAGGGTGTTCCATTCCCCAAGAACCAGGCAATGAGGATATACTCAAGCCTGTGGAATGCAGATGATTGGGCCACAAGGGGAGGTCTTGTTAAGACAGATTGGACACAGGCTCCTTTCACAGCTTCTTACAGAAACTTCAATGCCAATGCCTGCACTATGTCCTCCGGAACTTCATCTTGCGGTTCAAACAACCCTTCCTCTTCTAACAATAATGTTTGGCTCTCAGAAGAGTTGGATTCAACTGATCAGGAGAGGCTCAAGTGGGTGCAGAAGAATTACATGATCTACAATTACTGCTCTGACACTCAAAGATTTCCACAGGGCCTTCCTTCAGAGTGCAACACAGCCTAA
- the LOC100800547 gene encoding probable xyloglucan endotransglucosylase/hydrolase protein 23: MASTFSRSLALVSFYIVVCAAGNLNQDFQLTWGDGRAKILNNENLLTLSLDKASGSGFQSKNEYLYGKIDMQLKLVPGNSAGTVTAYYLSSKGSTWDEIDFEFLGNLSGDPYILHTNVFSQGKGNREQQFYLWFDPTADFHTYSILWNPQRIVFSVDGTPIREFKNLESIGVPFPKSQPMRIYSSLWNADDWATRGGLIKTDWSKAPFTASYRNFNANACVWNSGKSSCKSNSSPSSASPTNAWLSQELDSTAQQRLRWVQKNYLIYNYCTDNKRFPQGLPLECKHS, from the exons atggcTTCTACCTTCTCTCGAAGCCTAGCACTTGTAAGCTTTTACATTGTCGTTTGTGCTGCCGGTAACTTGAACCAAGACTTTCAGCTTACGTGGGGAGATGGTCGTGCTAAAATACTCAACAACGAAAATCTTCTCACTCTCTCCCTTGACAAGGCCTCTGGCTCTGGCTTCCAATCCAAAAACGAATACTTATATGGCAAGATTGACATGCAGCTCAAGCTCGTTCCTGGAAACTCTGCTGGCACTGTCACCGCCTATTAT CTGTCTTCAAAAGGATCAACATGGGATGAGATTGACTTCGAGTTCTTGGGGAATCTGAGTGGCGATCCATACATTCTACACACCAATGTGTTCAGCCAAGGCAAGGGCAACAGAGAGCAACAATTCTATCTCTGGTTTGACCCAACTGCAGATTTCCACACTTATTCAATTCTTTGGAATCCCCAACGCATTGT TTTTTCTGTGGATGGCACCCCCATCAGGGAATTCAAGAATTTGGAATCAATAGGAGTTCCTTTTCCAAAGAGCCAACCGATGAGGATATACTCAAGCCTATGGAACGCTGATGATTGGGCCACAAGGGGTGGACTCATCAAGACTGACTGGTCCAAAGCTCCTTTCACTGCATCCTACAGAAACTTCAACGCCAATGCTTGTGTTTGGAACTCTGGAAAATCCTCATGCAAATCAAATTCTTCACCTTCCTCTGCATCTCCCACTAATGCATGGTTATCACAAGAGCTTGATTCCACTGCTCAGCAGAGGTTGCGTTGGGTGCAGAAGAACTACTTGATTTACAATTACTGCACCGACAACAAGAGATTTCCTCAAGGCCTTCCACTCGAATGCAAACACTCCTAG
- the LOC100801634 gene encoding probable xyloglucan endotransglucosylase/hydrolase protein 23 — MASLHSITFSTKTVLYVFVLASSIAASAGNFYQDFDVTWGDGRAKILNNGDLLTLSLDKASGSGFQSKNEYLFGKIDMQLKLVPGNSAGTVTAYYLSSKGSNWDEIDFEFLGNLSGDPYILHTNVFSQGKGSREQQFYLWFDPTADFHTYSILWNPQRIIFSVDGTPIREFKNMESKGVAFPKEQPMRIYSSLWNADDWATRGGLVKTDWTQAPFTASYRNFNANACVHSGSSSSSSSCTANSSSSNAWFSQQLDSTSQDRLSWVQKNYMIYNYCTDTKRFPQGLPPECQTS; from the exons ATGGCTTCTCTTCATTCCATTACATTTTCAACAAAAACTGTCCTTTATGTATTTGTATTGGCCTCTTCCATCGCAGCCTCTGCTGGCAACTTCTACCAGGATTTTGACGTAACTTGGGGAGATGGTCGTGCCAAGATACTCAACAACGGCGATCTTCTCACTCTTTCCCTTGACAAAGCCTCTGGCTCGGGGTTTCAGTCCAAAAACGAGTATCTCTTTGGCAAGATTGATATGCAACTCAAGCTTGTACCCGGAAATTCTGCAGGCACTGTCACCGCCTATTAT TTGTCATCAAAAGGATCAAATTGGGATGAGATTGACTTTGAATTCTTGGGGAATCTGAGCGGTGACCCATACATTCTTCACACCAATGTGTTCAGTCAGGGCAAAGGCAGCAGAGAGCAACAGTTCTATCTGTGGTTCGACCCAACTGCAGATTTCCATACCTATTCCATTCTTTGGAATCCTCAGCGCATAAT CTTCTCAGTGGATGGGACCCCAATAAGAGAATTCAAGAACATGGAATCAAAAGGAGTTGCATTCCCAAAGGAACAGCCAATGAGGATATACTCTAGTCTATGGAATGCTGATGACTGGGCAACAAGAGGTGGACTTGTGAAGACAGATTGGACACAAGCTCCATTCACAGCATCATATAGAAATTTCAATGCCAATGCCTGCGTCCATTCtggatcatcatcatcatcatcatcttgcACTGCCAACTCTTCTTCCTCCAATGCCTGGTTCTCCCAACAGTTGGATTCAACAAGCCAGGACAGACTGAGTTGGGTGCAGAAGAATTACATGATTTACAATTACTGCACTGACACCAAAAGATTTCCACAAGGCCTTCCCCCAGAGTGCCAAACATCTTGA
- the LOC100782365 gene encoding probable xyloglucan endotransglucosylase/hydrolase protein 23, whose protein sequence is MVAFAGDLNKDFDITWGDGRAKILNNGELLTLSLDKASGSGFQSKNEYLFGKIDMQLKLVPGNSAGTVTAYYLSSKGSTWDEIDYEFLGNLSGDPYILHTNVFSQGKGDREQQFYLWFDPTADFHTYSITWNPQRIIFSVDGTPIREFKNLEPIGVPFPKNQPMRMYSSLWNADDWATRGGLVKTDWTQAPFTASYRNFNAETCIWSSGASSCAKTSSTSTTSSGSWLSQELDSAGHQRLKWVQKNYMIYNYCTDTKRFPQGLPPECNISGEKNKATHSSYIFYDQNVIPILV, encoded by the exons ATGGTTGCCTTTGCTGGTGACTTAAACAAAGACTTTGACATCACTTGGGGAGATGGCCGCGCCAAGATACTAAACAATGGAGAGTTACTCACTCTTTCATTGGACAAAGCATCTGGTTCAGGttttcaatcaaagaatgagtatCTCTTTGGGAAGATTGACATGCAGCTCAAGCTCGTCCCTGGAAACTCTGCTGGTACCGTCACTGCCTATTAT TTATCTTCAAAAGGATCTACTTGGGATGAGATAGACTATGAGTTTCTTGGAAACTTGAGTGGTGATCCATACATCCTTCACACAAACGTTTTCAGCCAAGGCAAAGGGGACAGGGAACAACAATTCTATCTGTGGTTTGACCCCACTGCTGATTTCCACACTTACTCTATCACGTGGAACCCCCAGAGGATTAT ATTCTCTGTTGATGGCACTCCCATTAGAGAGTTCAAGAACTTAGAGCCTATTGGGGTCCCCTTCCCAAAGAATCAGCCAATGAGGATGTACTCTAGTTTGTGGAATGCTGATGACTGGGCCACAAGAGGTGGCCTTGTGAAGACAGATTGGACACAAGCTCCATTCACAGCTTCCTACAGAAACTTCAATGCTGAGACTTGCATATGGTCTTCTGGAGCATCTTCTTGTGCTAAAACTTCTTCTACTTCCACCACTAGCAGTGGTTCATGGCTTTCACAGGAACTGGACTCTGCAGGCCATCAGAGGTTGAAGTGGGTGCAGAAGAACTACATGATTTACAATTATTGCACAGACACTAAGCGTTTCCCACAGGGCCTTCCTCCAGAATGCAACATCTCTGGAGAGAAAAACAAAGCAACGCATTCCTCTTATATTTTCTATGATCAGAATGTCATACCAATATTAGTTTAA
- the LOC100803029 gene encoding calmodulin-binding protein 60 B isoform X1, translating into MKKPTTDAISMGKRSLEGGEDDQPERKRPALASVIVEALKVDSLQKLCSSLEPILRRVVSEEVERALAKLGPARLSGRSPPKMIEGPDGRSLQLKFRSRLSLPLFTGGKVEGEQGAPIHVVLIDANSGSIVTSGPESCVKLDVVVLEGDFNNEDDEDWTQEDFESHVVKEREGKRPLLTGDLQVTLKEGVGTLGELTFTDNSSWIRSRKFRLGLKVASGFCESIRIREAKTVAFIVKDHRGELYKKHYPPALTDEVWRLEKIGKDGSFHKKLNSAGIVTVEDFLRLVVKDQQRLRNILGSGMSNKMWEALLDHAKTCVLSGKLYVYYPEDARNVGVIFNNIYELRGLISGDQFYSADSLTDSQKVYVDSLVKKAYENWDQVVDYDGKSLVNAKISSENELHVESIDYGSGLDHQLQLPVLPVSVPSEQQINSGIPVGGYNDNNIVTRYPTQSLIPNSSSRNQFDSSLYVSNDQLISNAHQTQSTSNDHGTVGLALGPPQSSTSGFHAGSSSAINPFDDWSHNRDKGADEFFSEEEIRFRSHEMLENEDMQQLLRLFSMGGHGSMSAEDGFSFPSFMPSPSIPNYDEDRSRPGRAVVGWLKIKAAMRWGFFIRKIAAEKRAQIEELDE; encoded by the exons ATGGGGAAAAGGAGCCTGGAGGGTGGAGAAGATGACCAGCCTGAACGAAAGAGGCCTGCTCTTGCCAG TGTAATTGTGGAAGCTCTGAAGGTGGACAGTTTGCAGAAGCTTTGCTCATCTTTAGAACCCATTCTTCGTAGAGTT GTCAGTGAAGAAGTGGAGCGTGCTTTGGCAAAGTTAGGTCCTGCAAGACTTAGTGGAAG GTCTCCTCCTAAAATGATTGAAGGCCCTGATGGTAGAAGCTTGCAGCTGAAATTTAGGTCCCGGTTGTCTCTTCCCCTATTCACAGGAGGAAAAGTGGAAGGCGAGCAGGGGGCTCCAATACATGTTGTTCTGATTGATGCCAATAGTGGAAGCATTGTAACATCTGGACCTGAATCCTGTGTTAAACTTGATGTTGTTGTCCTTGAAGGTGATTTTAAcaatgaagatgatgaagattGGACTCAGGAGGATTTTGAAAGCCATGTGGTAAAAGAACGTGAAGGAAAGAGACCTTTGTTAACTGGGGACCTGCAAGTGACACTCAAGGAAGGAGTTGGGACATTAGGGGAACTGACATTTACAGATAATTCCAGCTGGATAAGGAGTCGGAAATTCAGGCTTGGCTTGAAGGTTGCATCAGGTTTTTGCGAGTCCATACGCATTCGTGAAGCTAAGACAGTGGCTTTCATAGTTAAAGATCATAGAGGAGAAT TATATAAGAAGCATTATCCACCTGCATTGACTGATGAAGTGTGGAGATTGGAGAAGATAGGCAAGGATGGGTCATTTCATAAGAAGCTGAATAGTGCAGGAATAGTCACAGTTGAAGACTTTCTTCGGCTTGTGGTTAAAGATCAACAAAGATTGCGGAAT ATCCTTGGGAGTGGTATGTCAAACAAGATGTGGGAGGCTCTTTTAGACCATGCAAAAACATGTGTTCTAAGTGGGAAGCTCTATGTTTATTATCCAGAAGATGCAAGAAATGTTGGCGTTATTTTTAACAACATCTATGAGCTGCGTGGCCTTATATCAGGAGACCAATTCTATTCTGCTGATTCTCTCACTGATAGCCAGAAG GTTTATGTAGATTCATTGGTGAAGAAAGCATATGAAAATTGGGATCAGGTTGTGGATTATGATGGCAAATCACTCGTGAATGCTAAAATTTCTTCTGAAAATGAACTTCATGTGGAGTCAATTGATTATGGTAGTGGTTTAGATCATCAACTGCAACTGCCGGTCCTTCCAGTGTCTGTTCCTTCTGAACAGCAAATCAATTCAGGGATACCTGTTGGAG GTTACAACGATAATAATATAGTAACACGATATCCAACCCAGTCATTGATTCCAAACTCCAGCTCCCGGAATCAGTTCGATAGCTCATTATATGTGTCGAATGACCAATTAATCAGCAATGCTCACCAAACCCAAAGCACTAGTAATGATCATGGCACCGTTGGGTTAGCTCTTGGTCCTCCTCAATCATCGACATCAGGGTTCCATGCTGGCAGCTCTTCTGCTATAAATCCTTTTGATGATTGGTCCCACAACAGGGACAAGGGGGCTGATGAATTCTTTTCGGAAGAAGAAATCCGCTTCAGAAGTCACGAGATGCTAGAGAATGAAGATATGCAGCAGTTGCTTCGCCTCTTCAGCATGGGAGGTCATGGCTCCATGAGTGCTGAGGATGGCTTTTCATTCCCATCATTCATGCCATCTCCCAGTATACCGAACTATGATGAGGATCGCTCTCGCCCAGGCAGAGCTGTTGTGGGATGGCTGAAGATCAAGGCAGCAATGAGGTGGGGCTTCTTTATCAGGAAGATAGCCGCTGAGAAGCGGGCACAGATAGAGGAGTTAGATGAATAA
- the LOC100803029 gene encoding calmodulin-binding protein 60 B isoform X2, with protein sequence MIEGPDGRSLQLKFRSRLSLPLFTGGKVEGEQGAPIHVVLIDANSGSIVTSGPESCVKLDVVVLEGDFNNEDDEDWTQEDFESHVVKEREGKRPLLTGDLQVTLKEGVGTLGELTFTDNSSWIRSRKFRLGLKVASGFCESIRIREAKTVAFIVKDHRGELYKKHYPPALTDEVWRLEKIGKDGSFHKKLNSAGIVTVEDFLRLVVKDQQRLRNILGSGMSNKMWEALLDHAKTCVLSGKLYVYYPEDARNVGVIFNNIYELRGLISGDQFYSADSLTDSQKVYVDSLVKKAYENWDQVVDYDGKSLVNAKISSENELHVESIDYGSGLDHQLQLPVLPVSVPSEQQINSGIPVGGYNDNNIVTRYPTQSLIPNSSSRNQFDSSLYVSNDQLISNAHQTQSTSNDHGTVGLALGPPQSSTSGFHAGSSSAINPFDDWSHNRDKGADEFFSEEEIRFRSHEMLENEDMQQLLRLFSMGGHGSMSAEDGFSFPSFMPSPSIPNYDEDRSRPGRAVVGWLKIKAAMRWGFFIRKIAAEKRAQIEELDE encoded by the exons ATGATTGAAGGCCCTGATGGTAGAAGCTTGCAGCTGAAATTTAGGTCCCGGTTGTCTCTTCCCCTATTCACAGGAGGAAAAGTGGAAGGCGAGCAGGGGGCTCCAATACATGTTGTTCTGATTGATGCCAATAGTGGAAGCATTGTAACATCTGGACCTGAATCCTGTGTTAAACTTGATGTTGTTGTCCTTGAAGGTGATTTTAAcaatgaagatgatgaagattGGACTCAGGAGGATTTTGAAAGCCATGTGGTAAAAGAACGTGAAGGAAAGAGACCTTTGTTAACTGGGGACCTGCAAGTGACACTCAAGGAAGGAGTTGGGACATTAGGGGAACTGACATTTACAGATAATTCCAGCTGGATAAGGAGTCGGAAATTCAGGCTTGGCTTGAAGGTTGCATCAGGTTTTTGCGAGTCCATACGCATTCGTGAAGCTAAGACAGTGGCTTTCATAGTTAAAGATCATAGAGGAGAAT TATATAAGAAGCATTATCCACCTGCATTGACTGATGAAGTGTGGAGATTGGAGAAGATAGGCAAGGATGGGTCATTTCATAAGAAGCTGAATAGTGCAGGAATAGTCACAGTTGAAGACTTTCTTCGGCTTGTGGTTAAAGATCAACAAAGATTGCGGAAT ATCCTTGGGAGTGGTATGTCAAACAAGATGTGGGAGGCTCTTTTAGACCATGCAAAAACATGTGTTCTAAGTGGGAAGCTCTATGTTTATTATCCAGAAGATGCAAGAAATGTTGGCGTTATTTTTAACAACATCTATGAGCTGCGTGGCCTTATATCAGGAGACCAATTCTATTCTGCTGATTCTCTCACTGATAGCCAGAAG GTTTATGTAGATTCATTGGTGAAGAAAGCATATGAAAATTGGGATCAGGTTGTGGATTATGATGGCAAATCACTCGTGAATGCTAAAATTTCTTCTGAAAATGAACTTCATGTGGAGTCAATTGATTATGGTAGTGGTTTAGATCATCAACTGCAACTGCCGGTCCTTCCAGTGTCTGTTCCTTCTGAACAGCAAATCAATTCAGGGATACCTGTTGGAG GTTACAACGATAATAATATAGTAACACGATATCCAACCCAGTCATTGATTCCAAACTCCAGCTCCCGGAATCAGTTCGATAGCTCATTATATGTGTCGAATGACCAATTAATCAGCAATGCTCACCAAACCCAAAGCACTAGTAATGATCATGGCACCGTTGGGTTAGCTCTTGGTCCTCCTCAATCATCGACATCAGGGTTCCATGCTGGCAGCTCTTCTGCTATAAATCCTTTTGATGATTGGTCCCACAACAGGGACAAGGGGGCTGATGAATTCTTTTCGGAAGAAGAAATCCGCTTCAGAAGTCACGAGATGCTAGAGAATGAAGATATGCAGCAGTTGCTTCGCCTCTTCAGCATGGGAGGTCATGGCTCCATGAGTGCTGAGGATGGCTTTTCATTCCCATCATTCATGCCATCTCCCAGTATACCGAACTATGATGAGGATCGCTCTCGCCCAGGCAGAGCTGTTGTGGGATGGCTGAAGATCAAGGCAGCAATGAGGTGGGGCTTCTTTATCAGGAAGATAGCCGCTGAGAAGCGGGCACAGATAGAGGAGTTAGATGAATAA